NNNNNNNNNNNNNNNNNNNNNNNNNNNNNNNNNNNNNNNNNNNNNNNNNNNNNNNNNNNNNNNNNNNNNNNNNNNNNNNNNNNNNNNNNNNNNNNNNNNNNNNNNNNNNNNNNNNNNNNNNNNNNNNNNNNNNNNNNNNNNNNNNNNNNNNNNNNNNNNNNNNNNNNNNNNNNNNNNNNNNNNNNNNNNNNNNNNNNNNNNNNNNNNNNNNNNNNNNNNNNNNNNNNNNNNNNNNNNNNNNNNNNNNNNNNNNNNNNNNNNNNNNNNNNNNNNNNNNNNNNNNNNNNNNNNNNNNNNNNNNNNNNNNNNNNNNNNNNNNNNNNNNNNNNNNNNNNNNNNNNNNNNNNNNNNNNNNNNNNNNNNNNNNNNNNNNNNNNNNNNNNNNNNNNNNNNNNNNNNNNNNNNNNNNNNNNNNNNNNNNNNNNNNNNNNNNNNNNNNNNNNNNNNNNNNNNNNNNNNNNNNNNNNNNNNNNNNNNNNNNNNNNNNNNNNNNNNNNNNNNNNNNNNNNNNNNNNNNNNNNNNNNNNNNNNNNNNNNNNNNNNNNNNNNNNNNNNNNNNNNNNNNNNNNNNNNNNNNNNNNNNNNNNNNNNNNNNNNNNNNNNNNNNNNNNNNNNNNNNNNNNNNNNNNNNNNNNNNNNNNNNNNNNNNNNNNNNNNNNNNNNNNNNNNNNNNNNNNNNNNNNNNNNNNNNNNNNNNNNNNNNNNNNNNNNNNNNNNNNNNNNNNNNNNNNNNNNNNNNNNNNNNNNNNNNNNNNNNNNNNNNNNNNNNNNNNNNNNNNNNNNNNNNNNNNNNNNNNNNNNNNNNNNNNNNNNNNNNNNNNNNNNNNNNNNNNNNNNNNNNNNNNNNNNNNNNNNNNNNNNNNNNNNNNNNNNNNNNNNNNNNNNNNNNNNNNNNNNNNNNNNNNNNNNNNNNNNNNNNNNNNNNNNNNNNNNNNNNNNNNNNNNNNNNNNNNNNNNNNNNNNNNNNNNNNNNNNNNNNNNNNNNNNNNNNNNNNNNNNNNNNNNNNNNNNNNNNNNNNNNNNNNNNNNNNNNNNNNNNNNNNNNNNNNNNNNNNNNNNNNNNNNNNNNNNNNNNNNNNNNNNNNNNNNNNNNNNNNNNNNNNNNNNNNNNNNNNNNNNNNNNNNNNNNNNNNNNNNNNNNNNNNNNNNNNNNNNNNNNNNNNNNNNNNNNNNNNNNNNNNNNNNNNNNNNNNNNNNNNNNNNNNNNNNNNNNNNNNNNNNNNNNNNNNNNNNNNNNNNNNNNNNNNNNNNNNNNNNNNNNNNNNNNNNNNNNNNNNNNNNNNNNNNNNNNNNNNNNNNNNNNNNNNNNNNNNNNNNNNNNNNNNNNNNNNNNNNNNNNNNNNNNNNNNNNNNNNNNNNNNNNNNNNNNNNNNNNNNNNNNNNNNNNNNNNNNNNNNNNNNNNNNNNNNNNNNNNNNNNNNNNNNNNNNNNNNNNNNNNNNNNNNNNNNNNNNNNNNNNNNNNNNNNNNNNNNCCCACTCCCCCCAGACCCGCCCCTccaggctcctccctcccccccaacccgcTCCCACTGCCCCcagacccacccaccccagcccctcGCTCCCGCCCCCCcgacccactcccacccccactcaccgATGGGCACCAGCGGGTTCTCGCGGCTCTTGCGCAGGAACTTGTCCCGGAACCCCTCCCGGTGCACGGGGGTGGGGATGAAGCCCTCGATAAGGGGGGGGCTGCTGGGGTCAAAGGGCGGCGGGGAGCTCTGAGCCATGGTCACCACTCCCGCGAGCAGCACAGGAAGGTGACGGCCAAGGAGCCTCCTCAGCCACCGTACTTGGAACGGAAGTCAATTGCAGCCGTGGGACTACATATCCCAGCAGGCCACACGGTTGCAGCGGCCGTGTTAGCGCAAGGCCTTCTGGGATATGTAGTCCACCCCAGACCGGGCCCTAGCGAAGGTCTCAGGGAAGCCCTCACGgtagaactacatttcccatcacGCCCAGCGCTCGGCCCAGCCCGGCGGCCCTGGGGTCTCTGACTGCGGCCGCGTGAGTTCGGAGCCGCCGCGATGCCGAAAGCCAAAGGGAAAAACCGGCGCCAAAAGTTCGGCTACAGCGTCAACCGCAAGCGGCTGAACCGGCAGAGCCGCAAGCGGGCGGCGCCCCGTATCGAATGGtgagcgggccgggccgggggcatCTGGACcgaggggaggggctggtgggggagCGGAGCGGACCGGGCCGTACCTGGGCCGGAGAGGAGGTGGGactgggggggagcggggggatcTGGAccgaggggaggggctgggaggggggagcgggccCGGCcgaagtggggggagaggaggggctgggaggggagggaggggggggggtggggggagggggtcggggagggactgggggggaGCGGTGGGATCTGGACCGAGGGGAGAGGGTGGGTCCCTGCCGTGGGGCAGAGTGGGCAATATTCTGGACTCCATTGCTGGTTAGGCTGTGCAGTGGGTCGGGGGGAGGCTGCGCCCCTCGggacagccccccccaccccccactaggGTGCGAGCCACCCCATAAAGGGGTCACCGGTACTGCATGAGAATTAAAGACCCTGCTCCTGGGAGGGTCTGCCCTGGCCACAGAGGGGGTGGAAGTGTGGGGTTTCCTGAGGTTCCTCTGGCCAGACACAGGTAGTGGGAACAGGGCTCTTGCTGCATGGATGGGCCATTGATTGATGTGGTGATGGGTGTGAAATAGCCACTTTCCTCCCACTTTTGTCTCTGGCCAGCTCCCACATCAGACATGCGTGGGACAGAACCAAATCCGTGTCTCAGAACCTGGCTGAaatggggctggctgcagacccCAACAAGGCGATTCCCATCCGGAAAAGGCAGCTACCGGTAAGTACAGCATAAGAGAAACACACTTctcccaagtatcagaggggtagccgtgttagtctggatctgtaaaaagcaacagagagtcctgtggcaccttatagactaacagacgtattggagcataagctttcgtgggtgcaatctgacgaagtgggcattcacccacgaaaacttatgctccaatacatctgttagtcttaaaggtgccataggactctctgttgctttttacacgtCTCCCAAGGGGCTAAACCCCATGGATCAAGAGGGGGCCCAAGGAGTGGAAATGAACATAAGGGAAAACATCAGCTGGGTTATCTGGCAAAACTCCCCAACTTGGATGGGTGACAATTCTCCAAGGGCACTGGTGGATGCCCAGTCACAATAGGAGACCCCTAACTAGACTGGACAAGGTACTAGAAAATCTGCCCTGCCTTGGTCCCTGGTGTGTGGACTCAGTGGGGTCTGCCATCTTGATTCTTTCtctagtgagtgtgtgtgtggagggcggGGGTGGCAATGCAGGGAGAGCTTACGCGCATGTGCAAGGAGCTGCTGTCTCTTTTCCTTGGGGATTCGTTAGCCAGGGGCAGTGGGGTTAGCCTGGAGACGCTTCACTTGGCTCAGAGGGGCAGAAAGCAGGGATCAGCCCCCCTCTTTGTTAAAGCAGATGCTGTCAGGCCAAACTTGGCCCTAGCAAATATTGTCACAGGGCTTGTGATCAAAAACCTGAAAGCATCTATGTTCACATAGGCATTTCCTCAACGTGGGCAGTGACTCTAGGCCAGCCACACGGCATAAGAAGCGAAGGGTAAATGAGGCTTTTCAAACGCCGAGGTGGTCGTAGTTACATGGACTAGGAAATGTGTTTAAGCCGGTCAGTGGTACAGtggctggctggggaaggaacagccacCAAGGCCATGTCTGGATGCATGAGCCCCAGGTGAATGGAGTTTTCTTGAGCGGTCTCGTCTCCCATTCAATGCAGGTGATGGACATGGAGGTTGATGGCCAAGACAAAGGGAAGAGAGTCGTGCAGAAGCCTTACGTCCTGGACGGTTGGTACCACCTTCCTCTGGTTCGACGAGCGCTCGCGTTGCTGGCCACGGCAGCCTCTGGGCACTGCAGTTCCCACTGTGCTCGTTTCCTGTGAACGAGGTGCAGCTCTCAGGCTCCTGGGTGGGCTGGTAACTTGCCCTCAATTGGGCAAAGCTTGGGTATTTGCTCTTGCAGTAGGCACCCTTCAGCCGGGGATTACGGATCCCTGCTGTGCCACGACTCTGGCATTTATTCTTATGGAGCCGCTGCTTTGCCACCGATGTCAGAAATGGCTTTAGAGCTCTCTTGTgggggcagccagcagagggagctcaaGTAGCCAACAACCCCTGTTCCTAGAGCGGAGCTACCACTGGTTCATATGCTCTGCCCTGTGCCCTAGGGGAGGATCCGTCTGAtggattcccctccccactcctctgggCCTTGCCTTGGTTCTTCTCACCAGGAGAGCTCTGATCGTTCTCCGAGACCCACTGATCTCTGGTGCTCTTTGCAACAAGGAAACAAAGAGGCAAACCCTGTTGGCTTCTTGTCACATCAAAAAGGGGGTGGGTGAAAGCTGGTTTCTGTAGCAGGACTACAAGCCCCCAGGAGCATCCTGGGAAGCTTCCTGCAGAGGCAGCTCCTCCCGTCTGAGGCCTCGGAGACGTAGTAGCGTGTGGCTGTGAGGTGGGGGATGACGGTTGCGCCTAGTGTAATACAGGCTGTTAGGGAGACTGTCCCATAGTGATGGGTGAGCTGGACCTTGGCCTAGCTGGGTTTTGGAGTCATTAGCCCCTGAACATCACCAGCCGAAGCCCTCAAAGTGTCTGCTCTGGCAAAAGCGTCAAAGGCCCTGCCAGCTTCTGTCCCTGGCTTGGGATTTAAGCGCTCGATCTCTGATCCCCCAGCCAGGGCATCTCTCTTCATGCCAACCCTCCTGCCTGCTCTCAGATCTGAGCACTGGAGCTGGCCACTGAGCCGATGAGGCAGACACACATCACATGCGGTAGGCGGCCTTGAGTCTGGGAACTTCGAACGCGTGTTGTCTGCTCTAAGCCACTGAGCTGCAGTGCCCCGGGTTACTAGGTGTTGGTGTCTCTGCCGCCACGAACGGGGAGTGGCCATTAATGTGGGACGTGTCCCCGAGATAGACTAGCCACTGCCAGTGACGATGGCTCAGTCTCATTTCCACAGATACCAGGTCAGGGCTCCTTAGAAACACTGCATGGTTCTGTCTCTTGTCTGCCTGCGTCACTGTGTCTCTGCTTGCGGTGCCTAGAGCTGGAGTATGAGGCCAGCCTCCCGGAGAAGAAGTCGGAGACGCTCTCCAGAGACCTTATCGATTATGTGCAGTACATGGTACGGAACCATGGCGAGAACTACAAGGTGGGTGGTCCCTGCCtttgcggggggagggttggaggaggTGTCTGGGAGCCTCTGCCTCAGTGCTTGTGGCCAGTGGGAGAGCGACAGGGCAACCCCATCACGGCAACTTCTTAGCCGTttggggggcagggcggcgagaagcagccaGAGGTGTTCTGtgccctggagcctgcatcccagtCTGGGGGCTCTGTCAGGGAAGTGGCTCTTTGAATCTCCTGGTTTGCATCTGAGTCACCTTTGGGCTGCATGAAACTTCACCCAATCTCTAACCACACCTGCCTGTGAGTGGAGTCGGGTGGGTGGCTCGAGGTGCCACCCCTGTGCTGCGTGCAGCCGGCCGTGGAGGTGCTTGTTCTTGGGCTGTGGGGGTCTCCTGGATGTCTGCTCCATCCAGCCCCCACGAGGCAGCTGCCCTGactgtcccctctccccacccccaggacatGGCTCGCGATGAGAAGAACTACTACCAGGACACGCCCAAGCAGATCAAGAGGAAGATCAGTGTGTATAAGCGCTTCTACCCGGAGGAGTTCCAGGCTTTCACTGCATCCCTGCAGCAGGTCAAGATGGACCAGCAATGACTGCTCCCACCCTGTCCTGTTGGACCCACCCGCAGCTGCAGGTCCTGTGCTGCCACTCCCCAGGCAACCAAGGGAAGATTGCCTCTGCCTGCTGGTGCCATTTCACCCTTCGCAGGCTGGGGCTCGCTGAACTAGAAGGTGGGAACGAGCGTGCGCTAGAACGGGCTCCTCCGTACGGCTGCTGGGGAGTCAGCTGCTGCCTCACCCTAGTGGGGGCGAAGGGAAGAGACCGTCTCTTGTGTCCTGCAGCTCCGAGTTACAATAAACCAGCGTGAATACACCCGAGTGCAGCTGGCTCCAGCTCCTGCCTGCACTGTGTGGAGTCGGGGTGGCCCCGGCGCTGACCCAAGGAACTGCTCTGGTTCTTCACGGGTGGTGCTGTGGCCCCCTGTCCGGTGCAGCCATGGGGCGGGATTGTTCACAGTCCCCCTGCAGGAGTCCACAGGGCTTTGCTGCTCTCTGCTTCGGAACAGCAGccctgggagtgggagggtgctGCCTTTCCCCAGCGCTACACGTTCACCTGCCGGGACGCACACTTGCCCTTATCTCTACAGAGTGATACTCGGGCCTCCGGGGGTCAGGAGCCAGATTAGCGATCAGCGGTACCCCAAAAGCCACAGTCGTATGAATTCATCGTTCCGTTTACTATCGTACTCGTCGTATTTAAACAGTCTGACAGGGAGAGATTTCGTTTTTATAggttattctcacagcaaaacgaCTGACCAAGTATTTTATCAGCTGCAAATGGTTAAtctagtaaaagcatcctgattggttaatccTGACGTcaggtgctgcaaagagccactcACTGCTCCTGTGCCTCAGGCTGATTGTCACTGGCCCGAGAGAACCCCTGTCCCTCCAGGGGCTCTTCAGTGGTACAGCAAGGAGGGTGTCATCCCCTCGCCGCCTCGGTGCTACTGACCCCGGGCTCTGCTCACTCCGCCCCGCACCAGATCCTTCTGCCTCTGCCCTTCTGCAGTTCCAGCCCCGGGGCTGGCAGCAGCAAACGGCCTGAATGCAGTAAAGTAGCGCTGCACCAGTGGCTCCTCCACCCCCTCTTAACGCAGGGCGAGGGGAAGGAATGGGGGTACCGCTCGGCTTGGGGAAGAGTCACTCCCCAAGGAGCATCCAACCAGCTCCAGAAACcgcctctctccccttctccaccCATCTGCTGCGGAGCGTGGGGCAGGCCGACCACCCTACCCATGGCTCTTCCACACGCAGGCTGGGATTACAAGCCAGGGAAGCACCTGGCCCTTACGCAGCTGGAGACAGGAAAGGGCAGATGCACCCCTCCTGTGGAACAGCAGGTGCCTGCCCCTCCCTTGTCTCCCAGCAaggcacctcccccttcccctcgccccctgccccaccctgtttCAGCCACTGATCTGGGGGTGATTTAGTCTCCCAGTGGAGCTTTGCTCCGGGCCCATTACAGGCCGGTAGGTGCCGCGACTGCCTTTCCTCACTGCGGGGGTGCGTATGTGAGTGCAGGGAAGTGAGTGCAGCCTTTTGCTTGGCAGCTGGACTGGCACCAGTGCCTCTGTCTGTCAGGCACCTACCCCATCTGCCCCCTGCAGCAGCCCCGGCCACATGGGGGATTCTGCTCCCTTCACACCATGGAAAGACAACTGCTGCCTGCCAGAGAAGAGCCTCGTTGCAGAAGCTCCTAtggcccctcctctgccccattgCCCACCCTCCCTGGGCCAGGAAGCACCCACCAGGCCTGCCTGCGCATCCTTCATTTAGAGTTGTCAATTTAAATGTCATTTACCTGGGGCACAACCGTCTAACTGGGCTGCAAAACAGCAGGGCCTTTACGGGCTGTGGCATTGCGGGGCCCCTTTTGTGCCGCGTGCACCAGGCTCAATGGTGCCCATCCGCCCCTGCTGCGCGGGGTTAGGGATATTGTGTGTAAACATCACTGTGCCCCATCTAGAGGTGGGAGACTCTGCCCTTGAGCTGCCAGGGGACAAAGGCTGTTCTCTCCTCTCGCCACAGATCCATGACTGGGCCGGCCAGCTGCGGGCAGCTTGCATAGGCCCCAAAGGAGTGCATGGGAgtagagcggctctggcccgtCAGTGCAGAACCAGCAGTCTCCAGTCCAGGCAAACACGAGCAGCAGCAGGGTCAGTCCAACCTGCTTGTCCCTAGGGTGTGAAGAGCACGTCAGAGCTGGGAGAGCAGTTCCACCAGCAGACTCTTCACGTGCCGGATGCTGGTGGCAGTGGCTAGCGCGGCGTGCGTGGCACTCGTGGGCAGCAGGAAGCACTCCCTCTGTTCGTTCAGcgtgtgcagggccagctcccggTGCAGCTCAGCCGCGCTCAGGGCATCACTCTTGTCCTAGGAGAAACCAGGACCAGCTGGGTTTGAATGGTGTCACCCAGCTCCTTAACCCATGCAGCTCCCCTTCCGATAGGGCTACGCAGCGGGCACCCTGGCTCGGGCTGGGCAGGGCCC
This DNA window, taken from Trachemys scripta elegans isolate TJP31775 chromosome 8, CAS_Tse_1.0, whole genome shotgun sequence, encodes the following:
- the NOP16 gene encoding nucleolar protein 16 — protein: MPKAKGKNRRQKFGYSVNRKRLNRQSRKRAAPRIECSHIRHAWDRTKSVSQNLAEMGLAADPNKAIPIRKRQLPVMDMEVDGQDKGKRVVQKPYVLDELEYEASLPEKKSETLSRDLIDYVQYMVRNHGENYKDMARDEKNYYQDTPKQIKRKISVYKRFYPEEFQAFTASLQQVKMDQQ